The sequence TTATGAGGTGCTCAAGAAGAGCCAGGTTACGACAAGCAACTATGACCAGTTATCGGGGTCTGCTAATCAAGAGCGCCAATCAACTACAAGCGGTATGTCGAAATTGCAGCGGCCGACTCTGGAAGGGGAGATTGAAAATCTCTCGGTGCCGAATCTTCTGCAATCAATTGCCATGGGCAAAATGACCGGACGCCTTGAGATTGTCTCCAATACAGACGTTGCAAATGTGCATTTCTTTGAGGGGTCACCCTTGCACTGCTCTATGCGTGGAGTTGAAGGCGATGCAGCTATCATCGAGCTTGTCGGCTGGAGCTCAGGAGCCTTTCGGTTTTATCCCGAGCCGAGAACTCGTGTTGAGACAGTCAAGAAGCGTCTTGACTGGCTGCTCATGGAAGGTGCAGCTTTTGACGATCAACAGAAATTTTTGAATGCCCGCGGGTTGACGCTGGAGTGCTTTCTGGTTCGGAAGCATAACAACATCACTGAGTCGATGTTCGAGCAGATGGTTGCCAAAGGCGCGTGCAACGATCTGCGCTTGCTCAAGGGCTTTTATCAGTCGATCGACAGCAAGAGCACCCTGGTGGAAGTCTTGCGCCGCCGCCCACTGCCAAAGATTGACTGGGTCTTAATCCTTTATACGCTTGTCAGTTGCGACCTGGTTCATTTCGTGGAGCAATTGCCCGATACTCCAAAGCAACCGGTGAGCGGCGTTCCGCCCGTTGATTGGCAGGTAGTGCGTTCATTTGAAAAGAGTATGTTGCGTGCAGATACCGAGCTTTACACGTATCCAGCCTATCTTTACTTCCTGGAGAAAGAATTTGCACGCTTTGAAAGATTCAGTCAGCCTTTTTCCATCATCATTATTGAAGCGACCGTGCGCAACGCCAAAAATCCCAAGCAGACCGACCCGCTTCCTCTGCCTGCCGTCAAAGAAGTAGCAAAGCGCGTTGATCGTTTGAAGAGAAAGACTGATTTGCTCGGACACTACGAGACTAACGGATTGGCGCTGCTGCTGCCGCTTACAGACGGTACGTCGGCGCGCAGCTTTGCTTCCCGGCTTGCCGACGTGATAGTCAGTACGCCGCTTGCAGAGGGGTTTGACATGGCATCTTTAGTGCTTTCTGTTGGCACTGCAAGCATTCCCGAGAGCTGTCAGGATCTTGGTGCAATGTTGGCGATGGCAAGACCGACTAAAGCTTGATTTGCAGGGAATAACATCAGAGACCAGATGCTCGACTTAGTATTCATGTTCTCCCCGACCAAGGAGGGTAATAAAGTTTCACCGCGCATTTATAAAGCTTTGTATAAGTTTATTAATCTTACTAGTTCAGATTGTCATCATTGGAGCAAGGCGGGCCGCCGTTTAATATAGACGGGTAGAAGTCTCGGGTCTCACCGTTTACGACGGAGGCCCAAGTATAATTCCGTTGGGTCTCCAGCTTTTTAGGAGCATAGGGAGTTTAAAAGATGGGTAAGTCAGTAGGCATCGATTTGGGAACCACTAACTCAGTGGTAGCCGTAATGGAAGGTGGCCAGCCGACCGTGGTTTCCAATGCTGAAGGTGGGCGCACTACGCCGTCTGTAGTCGCATTTACTAAATCCGGCGAAAGATTGGTTGGTCAGTTGGCGCGTCGTCAAGCAGTGTTGAACCCGGAAAACACTGTGTATTCGATCAAGCGCTTCATCGGACGCCGATTTAGCGAAGTCGAGTCGGAAAAGAAAATCGTCTCTTACAAAGTTAAAGAGGGCGGTGACGGCGGTTGCAAAGTCGCTATTCAAGGCAAAGATTATTCGCCTGAAGAAATTTCGGCGATGATTTTGCGCAAGTTGAAAGAAGACGCCGAGAAGTATCTCGGTGAAAAAGTTACCAGCGCTGTAATTACAGTTCCGGCTTATTTCAACGACTCGCAGCGTCAATCGACGAAAAATGCAGGCACTATCGCCGGTCTGGAAGTGTTGCGTATCATCAACGAGCCTACAGCTGCAGCGCTCGCTTACGGTCTGGACAAGAAAGAAAACGAGACGATTCTCGTATTCGACCTGGGCGGCGGCACGTTCGACGTATCTGTACTGGAAGTAGGCGACGGTGTTTTCGAAGTAAAAGCAACATCTGGCGACACCCACCTTGGCGGTGACGACTTCGACCACTGTATCGTCACCTGGGTCGCCGACGAGTTCATGAACCTTGAAGGCATCGACTTGCGCAAAGACAGGCAAGCTTTGCAACGTCTGACTGAAGCAGCAGAAAAAGCCAAAATCGAACTTTCATCGGTTATCGAAACCAACCTTTCATTGCCGTTTATCACAGCCGATGCCACTGGACCAAAGCATCTCGAGATGAAGTTGACCAGAGCTCGTTTCAACGAACTGACTCGTCACCTCGTTGAGCGTTGTCGCGCACCGATGGAGCAGTCGCTCAGAGATTCCAAGCTTAGCTACGAAGCTCTCGATGAAGTTGTGTTGGTCGGTGGTTCGACAAGAATTCCTGCCGTTCAGGAACTCGTGAAGAGCTTGACCGGTGGTAAAGAACCCAACCAGAGCGTTAACCCCGACGAAGTAGTTGCCGTAGGCGCCGCGATTCAAGCAGGCGTGCTCGGTGGTGAAGTCAAAGGTGTTGTACTGCTCGACGTTACTCCGCTTTCACTCGGTATCGAGACGATGGGCGGCGTGATGACCAAGTTGGTGGAGCGCAACACGACCATTCCAACTCGTAAATCTGAAGTATTCTCCACAGCCGACGACAACCAGACTGCGGTAGACATCTATGTCTTCCAGGGTGAGCGTCCGATGGCTCGAGACAACAAACTGCTCGGAAACTTCCGACTCGACGGAATCCCACCTGCATCCAGAGGGCAACCGAAAGTTGAAGTTACGTTCGACATCGACGCAAACGGCATCATGAACGTTACCGCGCGCGACCAGTCGACCGGAAAAGAACAAAAAATTACGATTACTGCCAGTACCAACATGTCAAAAGACGACATCGAGCGCCTGGTCAGAGAATCCGAAGCTCACGCCAGTGACGACCGTCGTCGCAAAGAAGAAGCGGACGTGCGCAACGAAGCCGACAGCATTTGCTATGCGGTGGAAAGACACATTCGCGAACTTGGCGACAAAGTCACTCAAGGTGAAAAAGCGCGTGCCGAAATGTTGGTCAACGATCTGCGTCAGAAACTCAAAGACAACGCCGATCAGGAAACCATCAAGAGCATCATGAACGAATTGCGCGGTGCCCTGGTACTGTTGCAACAGGCTGCCAACACTCACGGCGGCGGCGCCTCCAACGGTGGAGAAGATATGGGCGGCGATCCAAACGCCGGCTATGACTACGGCACCGGTGGTAGTGCGACGGGTGGTGATGGCGGATACGGTGCCGGATACGGCGGCGGATCCGACGAAGTTGTGGATGCAGAGTTCCACGCTTCCGAAGAGTAATCGTTCGCGAATAACTCGCGTAATCAACTGCAAAAAAGCGCTTACGAAAGTAGGCGCTTTTTGTTTGGTGGTTATAAACCGCTTTACAATGTATTCTAGAAAAGGACTCGCGGTTTCGTAATCTCTAAGCGGAGTGGGAGTTTCGAAGTTGAGTATTGGCAAAAGAACTCTGATTTTAATAGTGACGCTATCGCCCTGGTTTGCGGCCGGTTCGTCTGTTGCCGCTCCTGCCGTTGGCAGTGGGGCTCAGTCTCAGCCTCAGTCGTCCGTACCAGATATCGGCGCTTTAGAACGGCGTTATTTTGGTCGGACCTATGATAAAGATGCGACTGACAAGCGAATTCAGCGTCTGGAGCTGCTTTTATTCGGTGCCACCCAGGATGGCGGCATGGTCGAGCGCCTGGATCGAGTACAGCAGTCTGCCGCAGAGCGTGCTAAAGCTTCTCGGGTCAGCTCGGTACCAGGCTCTGATTCAGCCTCGATTGCAGCTCTGGAAAGAAAAATTCTCAAGAAGAGTTTCGATGGTGAGCCGCCCACACAGCGCCTTGGGCGTTTGGAGTCTAAAGTTTTTGGTCAGGCTTCGCCGTCTATGAGCGTTGCCGACCGTGTTTTTCGCTTGAAGAAAATTCTCAATGTCGAAACGCCGTCAGTCAGTCGTCTCCCTTCAGTGCCTGAGTTAAACGGAATGGGCGGTCTGGGCGGCAACGGGGGAATGGGCAGCATTGGCGGACTGGGTGGTAATGGACTGGGCGGCAATGGACTGGGCGGCAATGGCGGTCTGGGCGGCAACAACGGCATGGGAAGCATTGGTGGCTTGGGCGGCAGCGGAGACATGGTTGTTCCGTTTGGCAGTTTTTCGTTCGCGCCTTTTGCTAATGGTCGTCCTGATGAGATGACTCAGCAAATGAATGAGATGATCAAGCAGTTGAACAAGTCATTGCGTGGTATTCACAAGCTTCCAGACGGAGCGCCTGATGTCGCGCCCTTTTCCGGACCTGGCTCCGTACCGTTTAGCGGGCCGAATCTCTCACCGTTTTCCGGACCGAATGGAACGCCCTTTGTGCAGCCTTTTCGTACGCTTCCGCAACAACAGCATCGTGATACCGAACTGCCACCATATTTAGATCCAAACAGTATTTAGACGATACTGTTTTGCGATACCACAGGTGGTGGCGCACGATCGATGCCACAGTAATAGCGTGAGAAATTTTAGAGAATTCAGCGGGTGGTTCGTGAGTCATATTTAAGCGAATCTCAGCCAGTATTAAGCGGCTTTAGCGTTTCTCCTTTCGGCAACCACTAAAATAGTCAAGTGTTAGCCATCAGGGCTGCAATCCATAGCAGAGACTGAGTTTGCCGAGTACCGTTGAAATCAAGCGTTCGAGTTCTGCCCCGGCAGGGCTTGAGCAAAAACAAAAGCCCTACGGTAAGAAGAAGGGCTTGCAGACTGCTGCCTGCTGGGCGATTGGCTTGTTTATAGCGGTCAACGGTGTGCTCACGGTGACTAATGTCGAGCACAAGCCAAAGGGCTCGGCTAACGACTCCACTCGTGATTTGTGGAGCGGCACAGGCTCAATCGATCTGGCTATAAATGGTCTGGCCGAGCTGAAGCAGCGCCCGACTGTTATGTTGCTCGGGTCTTCTTTGATCATGCATCCGTTCTGGGCTATGGATGCAGAGAAGAACCCTCATTTGCCTGATATTTTCCATTACCACGGGTCAAATGCCCTGGAAGAGAAGCTCGCTTCACTCGGAGCGCCAGAGCAACGTGTATACAGTCTGGCCATTTTCGGCGAGATGATTTCAGACGCATATATTTACGTAAACGACTTTATGAAGGGTGATAAGAAACCTGACGTCTTGATGTTTGGTATTGCACCGCGTGATTTTAGTGATTCAGATTTGCCTGCTCCAATGGCGACATTTACATTCAAACGTCTGGTTGGCATGGATAATTTCCCTCGTTACGCCGAGTCATTTTTGCCAGGCTGGAACGATAAAGCGGATTTTGTCGCCAGCCATTCTTGCTTTTTCTACGGAAAGCGCTGGCGTCTGCAACACGAAGTGCAGCGTGTGGTGGATCGCTTTTACAATCTCGTGGGCATTCCCAAAGAGAGCGCTATCGCAGCCGCCACGCCCGATCCAGACAAGAATACAGCGGGCTTTATGCTTAACGGATCAGCGCAAGAGCGTTGGACTAACAGCGAAAAGGAGTACCGCCGGCGGTATCATGGTATCGGCGATAAGGACTTGAGCATTCAGGAAGGATTCTTGAAAAAAGTTCTCGACGTCTGCGCCGAGCGGCACATCAAGGTCGTTCTCGTTAACATGCCGTTAGCGAAAAAGAATCGTGACTTGATGCCCCCGGACTTTTACAATAAGTTCAGAGCTAAAGTCGCTTCCATTGCGCAAAGACCTGACGTGAAGTTCGTTGACCTCGGTCAGTCTCCAGATTTCACCGAAGACGATTTCTGGGACACAGCGCATTTGAATCATTTTGGCGGCAGAAAATTAATCGATCGCATAGCACCGGCGATCACTCAGGAACTGCCTGGGCAGTAGACTCTGCCAGCGTCATTGCTGTTCTTGAACGCTTATCGATTTGATATGGTCGCCTTTAGCGATACGGTTGACTACATCCATGCCGCTTAAAACTCCGCCGAAGACCGCATATTGATTGTCCAGGTTCGGTTTCGGACCAAGCGTAATATAAAACTGGCAGCTGGCAGTATTTGGACTCGATCCAAATCTTGCCATGGCTACTACTCCGGCGGAGTTGTGACGCAGTTGGGGGCTGATTTCCAGCGGTAAAAAACGCGGCTGACCGGTTCCGGGGGGAATGTATAGACCTGTCCCGTTTCCCTGCGGGCAGCCACCCTGAATGCAGAAACCAGGCTCAACTCTGTGGAATATCAATCCGTTGTAGAAGCCTTTTGTGACGAGGTCGATGAAATTTTCTGATGTAATCGGAGCCAACTTCCGGAACAGTCTGATTGTGATGTTGCCTTTGTCTGTCTCGATGATTGCAATTGGGTCGGGCTTGTTCGGATCAGGCATGACGGCGGGTCTGAACATCGCTGCGCCCGGGTTTC is a genomic window of Candidatus Melainabacteria bacterium containing:
- a CDS encoding peptidylprolyl isomerase, with the translated sequence MFRPAVMPDPNKPDPIAIIETDKGNITIRLFRKLAPITSENFIDLVTKGFYNGLIFHRVEPGFCIQGGCPQGNGTGLYIPPGTGQPRFLPLEISPQLRHNSAGVVAMARFGSSPNTASCQFYITLGPKPNLDNQYAVFGGVLSGMDVVNRIAKGDHIKSISVQEQQ
- the dnaK gene encoding molecular chaperone DnaK; this translates as MGKSVGIDLGTTNSVVAVMEGGQPTVVSNAEGGRTTPSVVAFTKSGERLVGQLARRQAVLNPENTVYSIKRFIGRRFSEVESEKKIVSYKVKEGGDGGCKVAIQGKDYSPEEISAMILRKLKEDAEKYLGEKVTSAVITVPAYFNDSQRQSTKNAGTIAGLEVLRIINEPTAAALAYGLDKKENETILVFDLGGGTFDVSVLEVGDGVFEVKATSGDTHLGGDDFDHCIVTWVADEFMNLEGIDLRKDRQALQRLTEAAEKAKIELSSVIETNLSLPFITADATGPKHLEMKLTRARFNELTRHLVERCRAPMEQSLRDSKLSYEALDEVVLVGGSTRIPAVQELVKSLTGGKEPNQSVNPDEVVAVGAAIQAGVLGGEVKGVVLLDVTPLSLGIETMGGVMTKLVERNTTIPTRKSEVFSTADDNQTAVDIYVFQGERPMARDNKLLGNFRLDGIPPASRGQPKVEVTFDIDANGIMNVTARDQSTGKEQKITITASTNMSKDDIERLVRESEAHASDDRRRKEEADVRNEADSICYAVERHIRELGDKVTQGEKARAEMLVNDLRQKLKDNADQETIKSIMNELRGALVLLQQAANTHGGGASNGGEDMGGDPNAGYDYGTGGSATGGDGGYGAGYGGGSDEVVDAEFHASEE
- a CDS encoding DUF4388 domain-containing protein yields the protein MIQNQRQDNRHNIRLPNQAEIPDLKQIYALQAQAQSNSGRTVELPFGEAPDDYILTIFRDKTKGDWLWMLYHGHGGDSILEWSYVTPDPGVIYNVMAAQFPGALLKPIVMAEEAARADSAAQNGYEVLKKSQVTTSNYDQLSGSANQERQSTTSGMSKLQRPTLEGEIENLSVPNLLQSIAMGKMTGRLEIVSNTDVANVHFFEGSPLHCSMRGVEGDAAIIELVGWSSGAFRFYPEPRTRVETVKKRLDWLLMEGAAFDDQQKFLNARGLTLECFLVRKHNNITESMFEQMVAKGACNDLRLLKGFYQSIDSKSTLVEVLRRRPLPKIDWVLILYTLVSCDLVHFVEQLPDTPKQPVSGVPPVDWQVVRSFEKSMLRADTELYTYPAYLYFLEKEFARFERFSQPFSIIIIEATVRNAKNPKQTDPLPLPAVKEVAKRVDRLKRKTDLLGHYETNGLALLLPLTDGTSARSFASRLADVIVSTPLAEGFDMASLVLSVGTASIPESCQDLGAMLAMARPTKA